A stretch of Castanea sativa cultivar Marrone di Chiusa Pesio chromosome 2, ASM4071231v1 DNA encodes these proteins:
- the LOC142623615 gene encoding patatin-like protein 2 isoform X2 — protein MRMMRRALDMWMPVKRQVSIVLCLVLCVISVLLFLLSLSKQSQIELRPTIPKGKMVTVLSIDGGGIRGIIPGILLGFLESKLQELDGPNARIANYFDIIAGTSTGGLVTAMLTAPDKENRPMYAAKDITNFYLEHSPKIFPQNRHKNFVGSVTNLFGAVVGPKYDGKYLRSLTDGLLGNLTLKQTLTDVIIPTFDIKLLQPVIFSTYDAKLNDLKNARLADICISTSAAPTFLPAHYFETKDASGNTKSFNLIDGGVAANNPTMMAISQIFKGRFKNEFMSIRAMDYSKRMLVLSLGTGAAKHEEKYSTTVASKWGLVNWLYDNGATPLLDVYGDASSDMVDFHVSTLFQALGCKNNYLRIQDDTLTGDASTVDVATKENLQRLVEIGKELLKKPVSRVNLDTGRYEEIGSECTNEEVLSYFAKLLVEERKLRQDKNFFFEKKLRQRQLRVPKEYNFGVMNY, from the exons ATGAGAATGATGCGGAGAGCGTTGGACATGTGGATGCCGGTGAAGAGGCAAGTTTCAATTGTGTTGTGTTTGGTACTTTGTGTAATATCAGTTTTACTTTTCCTTCTCTCGTTGAGCAAACAAAGTCAGATTGAGTTGAGGCCCACGATACCCAAG GGAAAGATGGTGACTGTGTTGAGCATTGATGGAGGTGGCATTAGAGGGATTATTCCAGGAATTCTACTGGGCTTTCTTGAATCCAAGCTTCAG GAATTGGATGGGCCCAATGCAAGAATCGCAAATTATTTCGACATAATTGCAGGGACAAGTACAGGTGGGCTAGTCACTGCCATGCTTACAGCTCCAGACAAGGAGAACCGACCCATGTATGCTGCAAAGGACATCACCAACTTTTATTTAGAGCACTCTCCCAAGATTTTTCCCCAGAACAG GCACAAAAATTTTGTGGGTTCAGTGACAAATTTGTTTGGTGCCGTGGTGGGGCCCAAGTACGATGGGAAGTACCTACGGTCATTGACAGACGGGTTACTTGGCAACCTCACCTTGAAACAGACCCTAACAGATGTGATCATTCCAACCTTTGATATCAAGCTTCTTCAGCCAGTGATTTTTTCAACCTATGAT GCAAAACTGAATGACTTAAAGAACGCCAGGCTGGCAGATATTTGCATCAGCACCTCTGCTGCGCCCACTTTTCTTCCGGCACACTACTTTGAGACAAAGGATGCTAGCGGAAACACTAAGAGTTTCAACCTCATTGATGGTGGGGTTGCTGCAAATAATCCT ACAATGATGGCCATAAGCCAAATTTTTAAAGGGAGatttaaaaatgagtttatgAGCATAAGAGCAATGGACTACAGCAAGAGAATGCTTGTTTTGTCATTGGGCACGGGTGCGGCAAAGCATGAAGAGAAGTACAGTACTACAGTAGCCTCAAAATGGGGTTTGGTTAATTGGTTGTATGACAATGGTGCAACACCATTGCTTGATGTATATGGTGATGCAAGTTCTGATATGGTCGACTTTCATGTGTCCACCCTCTTCCAAGCCCTTGGTTGCAAGAATAACTACCTTCGTATTCAG GATGACACATTAACTGGAGATGCCTCAACAGTTGATGTTGCTACAAAGGAGAATCTGCAGAGGCTTGTGGAGATTGGGAAGGAATTGTTGAAGAAGCCAGTGTCAAGAGTGAATTTGGACACTGGTAGGTATGAGGAAATTGGGAGTGAGTGTACTAATGAAGAAGTTCTTTCCTACTTCGCCAAACTGCTTGTGGAGGAAAGGAAGCTCCGGCAagacaaaaattttttttttgagaaaaagctCCGGCAAAGACAATTGAGAGTCCCCAAGGAATATAATTTTGGTGTGATGAATTATTAA
- the LOC142623616 gene encoding patatin-like protein 2: protein MASSCAKAKMVTVLSIDGGGIRGIIPSTLLSFLESKLQELDGPKARIADYFDIIAGTSTGGLVTTMLTAPNKEHRPMYAAKDLINFYLEHSPKIFPQDRNTNLLSSMTSMLCNMRGPKYDGKYLRSLTNELLGNLTLKETLTDVIIPSFDIKLLQPVIFSTNDAKKNELKNARLADICIGTSAAPTFLPAHYFEVKDAEGYARSFDLIDGGVAANNPTMMAISQIWKEILRHNIESHDIKPMEYSKRMLVLSLGTGAAKHEEKYAAATASAWGLFSWMYDNGATPLLDVYGDASSDMVDFHVSTFFQALGSKKNYLRIQDDTLTGDASSVDIATPENLQKLVEIGEALLKKSVSRVNLDTGRFEKIGGEGTNEEGLTYFAKLLVEEHKTRQEK from the exons ATGGCTTCCTCTTGTGCAAAGGCAAAGATGGTTACTGTGTTGAGCATTGACGGAGGTGGCATTAGGGGGATAATTCCCAGCACTCTCCTCAGTTTTCTTGAATCAAAGCTTCAG GAATTGGACGGACCCAAAGCAAGAATTGCAGATTATTTCGACATAATTGCAGGAACAAGTACAGGTGGTCTAGTCACCACCATGCTTACAGCTCCCAATAAGGAACACCGTCCCATGTATGCTGCAAAGGACCTCATCAATTTCTATTTAGAGCACTCTCCCAAGATTTTTCCCCAGGACAG AAACACAAATCTTTTGAGTTCAATGACAAGCATGTTGTGTAATATGAGGGGACCAAAATATGACGGGAAGTACCTGCGGTCATTGACAAACGAGCTACTTGGCAACCTAACTCTGAAAGAGACCCTAACAGATGTGATTATACCAAGCTTTGATATCAAGCTCCTTCAGCCAGTGATCTTTTCAACCAATGAT GCAAAGAAGAATGAATTGAAGAACGCTAGGCTAGCAGATATTTGCATTGGTACCTCTGCAGCACCCACTTTTCTTCCAGCACATTACTTTGAGGTAAAAGATGCGGAGGGATACGCTCGCAGTTTTGATCTCATTGATGGCGGAGTTGCTGCAAATAATCCA ACGATGATGGCCATAAGCCAGATTTGGAAAGAAATTTTGAGGCATAACATTGAGTCACATGACATAAAACCAATGGAGTACAGCAAGAGAATGCTAGTTCTGTCACTGGGAACAGGTGCAGCAAAGCATGAAGAAAAGTATGCAGCTGCCACAGCCTCAGCATGGGGTTTGTTTAGTTGGATGTATGACAATGGGGCAACTCCATTGCTCGACGTATATGGCGATGCAAGTTCTGATATGGTCGACTTTCATGTGTCCACCTTCTTCCAAGCCCTCGGTTCCAAGAAGAACTACCTTCGTATTCAG GATGACACGTTAACAGGAGATGCCTCATCAGTTGATATTGCCACCCCGGAGAATCTGCAAAAGCTTGTGGAGATTGGGGAGGCGCTATTGAAGAAATCGGTGTCAAGAGTGAATTTAGATACTGGCAGGTTTGAGAAAATTGGGGGCGAGGGTACTAATGAAGAGGGTCTTACCTATTTCGCCAAATTGCTTGTAGAAGAACACAAGACCcgacaagaaaaatga
- the LOC142623615 gene encoding patatin-like protein 2 isoform X1, whose amino-acid sequence MFVLEGDALNAIDRICSSAFVLHWSIASIIADTKLLSNSLSFWQASNIIRTSYSLAHSVACWGKMVTVLSIDGGGIRGIIPGILLGFLESKLQELDGPNARIANYFDIIAGTSTGGLVTAMLTAPDKENRPMYAAKDITNFYLEHSPKIFPQNRHKNFVGSVTNLFGAVVGPKYDGKYLRSLTDGLLGNLTLKQTLTDVIIPTFDIKLLQPVIFSTYDAKLNDLKNARLADICISTSAAPTFLPAHYFETKDASGNTKSFNLIDGGVAANNPTMMAISQIFKGRFKNEFMSIRAMDYSKRMLVLSLGTGAAKHEEKYSTTVASKWGLVNWLYDNGATPLLDVYGDASSDMVDFHVSTLFQALGCKNNYLRIQDDTLTGDASTVDVATKENLQRLVEIGKELLKKPVSRVNLDTGRYEEIGSECTNEEVLSYFAKLLVEERKLRQDKNFFFEKKLRQRQLRVPKEYNFGVMNY is encoded by the exons ATGTTTGTTTTAGAGGGTGATGCACTTAATGCGATTGATCGTATTTGCAGCTCCGCCTTTGTGCTACACTGGTCTATTGCTTCAATCATAGCAGATACTAAGCTTTtgtcaaattctctctctttctggcAAGCTTCCAATATTATTAGGACAAGTTATTCCCTTGCTCACTCTGTTGCCTGCTGG GGAAAGATGGTGACTGTGTTGAGCATTGATGGAGGTGGCATTAGAGGGATTATTCCAGGAATTCTACTGGGCTTTCTTGAATCCAAGCTTCAG GAATTGGATGGGCCCAATGCAAGAATCGCAAATTATTTCGACATAATTGCAGGGACAAGTACAGGTGGGCTAGTCACTGCCATGCTTACAGCTCCAGACAAGGAGAACCGACCCATGTATGCTGCAAAGGACATCACCAACTTTTATTTAGAGCACTCTCCCAAGATTTTTCCCCAGAACAG GCACAAAAATTTTGTGGGTTCAGTGACAAATTTGTTTGGTGCCGTGGTGGGGCCCAAGTACGATGGGAAGTACCTACGGTCATTGACAGACGGGTTACTTGGCAACCTCACCTTGAAACAGACCCTAACAGATGTGATCATTCCAACCTTTGATATCAAGCTTCTTCAGCCAGTGATTTTTTCAACCTATGAT GCAAAACTGAATGACTTAAAGAACGCCAGGCTGGCAGATATTTGCATCAGCACCTCTGCTGCGCCCACTTTTCTTCCGGCACACTACTTTGAGACAAAGGATGCTAGCGGAAACACTAAGAGTTTCAACCTCATTGATGGTGGGGTTGCTGCAAATAATCCT ACAATGATGGCCATAAGCCAAATTTTTAAAGGGAGatttaaaaatgagtttatgAGCATAAGAGCAATGGACTACAGCAAGAGAATGCTTGTTTTGTCATTGGGCACGGGTGCGGCAAAGCATGAAGAGAAGTACAGTACTACAGTAGCCTCAAAATGGGGTTTGGTTAATTGGTTGTATGACAATGGTGCAACACCATTGCTTGATGTATATGGTGATGCAAGTTCTGATATGGTCGACTTTCATGTGTCCACCCTCTTCCAAGCCCTTGGTTGCAAGAATAACTACCTTCGTATTCAG GATGACACATTAACTGGAGATGCCTCAACAGTTGATGTTGCTACAAAGGAGAATCTGCAGAGGCTTGTGGAGATTGGGAAGGAATTGTTGAAGAAGCCAGTGTCAAGAGTGAATTTGGACACTGGTAGGTATGAGGAAATTGGGAGTGAGTGTACTAATGAAGAAGTTCTTTCCTACTTCGCCAAACTGCTTGTGGAGGAAAGGAAGCTCCGGCAagacaaaaattttttttttgagaaaaagctCCGGCAAAGACAATTGAGAGTCCCCAAGGAATATAATTTTGGTGTGATGAATTATTAA
- the LOC142626401 gene encoding patatin-like protein 2 yields the protein MAPDLAKAKMLTVLTIDGGGIRGIIPSVLLDFLESKLQELDGPKARIANYFDIIGGTSTGGLVTAMLTAPNQDNRPLFAARDITKFYFDESPKIFPQSRQPSNVSVIMARMLGYLGMKTGPTYDGKYLRSRKNELLGDLTLKQTLTRVIIPTFDVKLLQPVIFSTNDAKLNDLKNARLADICIGTTAAPTYLPAHYFETGNAEGNTKIYHLIDGGIAAINPTLLAISEIMKELLMQNSEFGHHSIENKRMLVVSLGTGGAKFAVKYTAPAVSKWSKLDWVLSRPITKGGSPLYDIYSDAGADMIDIHVPTLFQALRCEDKYLRIQDDTLTGDASLVDKATKKNLLRLEDIGKKLLKKPVSRVNLETGRFEKIEGEGTNEEALTNFAKLLVEERNFRQNQ from the exons ATGGCTCCTGATCTTGCAAAGGCAAAGATGTTGACTGTGTTGACCATTGACGGAGGAGGCATTAGAGGGATAATTCCCAGTGTCCTCCTCGACTTTCTTGAATCTAAGCTTCAG GAATTGGATGGGCCCAAAGCAAGAATTGCAAATTATTTCGACATAATTGGAGGAACAAGTACAGGTGGGCTAGTCACCGCCATGCTTACAGCCCCCAATCAGGACAACCGACCCCTCTTTGCTGCAAGGGACATCACCAAATTCTATTTTGATGAATCTCCCAAGATTTTTCCCCAAAGCAg GCAACCCAGTAATGTGAGTGTAATAATGGCACGCATGCTCGGTTACCTTGGTATGAAGACGGGGCCCACGTACGACGGGAAGTACTTGCGGTCAAGGAAAAACGAGCTACTTGGTGACCTAACACTGAAACAGACTCTAACACGTGTGATCATACCAACCTTCGATGTCAAGCTCCTTCAACCAGTGATCTTTTCGACCAACGAT GCAAAACTGAACGATTTGAAGAACGCTAGGCTAGCGGATATTTGCATCGGCACCACTGCAGCACCCACTTATCTTCCAGCACACTACTTTGAGACAGGAAATGCTGAAGGAAACACTAAAATTTACCATCTCATTGATGGCGGGATTGCTGCTATCAATCCT ACGTTGCTGGCCATAAGCGAGATTATGAAAGAATTATTGATGCAAAACTCCGAGTTTGGTCATCATTCTATTGAAAACAAGAGAATGCTGGTTGTGTCATTGGGCACGGGTGGGGCAAAGTTTGCAGTGAAGTATACAGCACCAGCAGTCTCAAAGTGGAGTAAGTTAGATTGGGTACTCTCAAGGCCAATCACCAAAGGTGGAAGTCCATTGTACGACATATATAGCGACGCAGGTGCTGATATGATCGACATTCATGTGCCCACCCTCTTCCAAGCCCTTCGTTGCGAGGACAAATACCTTCGTATTCAG GATGACACATTAACTGGAGATGCCTCATTAGTTGATAAAGCTACCAAGAAGAATCTGCTTAGACTTGAGGATATTGGGAAGAAGCTATTGAAGAAGCCAGTGTCAAGAGTGAATTTGGAAACTGGCaggtttgagaaaattgagGGCGAGGGTACTAATGAAGAAGCACTTACCAACTTTGCCAAACTGCTTGTGGAGGAAAGGAATTTCCGGCAAAACCAGTGA
- the LOC142625398 gene encoding uncharacterized protein LOC142625398, with product MPPPLPIDHLVCLNCPSIAHCSCVPPDSSAPSFLCPPCSNPNFSYFFSNFDPDAKTKQIKTEDGGNSSLRGHNEKAIDKESTKALLAAARIAAAFMNKVAATAQPDAEKRIKDASLAKKKAKEVLERQSGYALCWVY from the coding sequence ATGCCTCCGCCTTTACCCATCGATCATCTCGTTTGCCTCAATTGCCCTTCAATCGCTCACTGCTCTTGTGTTCCACCTGACTCTTCCGCTCCCTCTTTTCTCTGCCCTCCTTGCTCCAACCCTAATTTCTCTTACTTCTTCTCTAATTTCGATCCCGACGCTAAGACCAAGCAAATCAAGACCGAGGACGGAGGCAACTCCTCTCTCCGCGGCCACAATGAGAAAGCGATTGATAAGGAATCCACCAAGGCTTTGTTAGCAGCGGCAAGGATTGCTGCCGCGTTTATGAACAAGGTGGCTGCTACAGCTCAGCCCGATGCTGAAAAGCGCATTAAGGACGCTTCTTTGGCCAAGAAGAAAGCCAAGGAAGTGTTGGAGCGTCAATCTGGGTATGCTCTTTGCTGGGTTTATTGA